CACGATGGGGCGCGCTGGCCGCGCACACGATGGCCAGGTCGCCGATCTCCAAGCTGCCTACGCGATGCACGGCACTGACGCGCGCACCGGGGATCTCCGCGACGATGCCCTCACCGATGCGCGTCATCTCCTTGATGGCCATCGAGGCGTAGGCTTCGTATTCCAAGCGCACGACGGGGCGACCGTCGTTCTCGTCGC
The nucleotide sequence above comes from Polyangiaceae bacterium. Encoded proteins:
- a CDS encoding molybdenum cofactor biosynthesis protein MoaE; this translates as DENDGRPVVRLEYEAYASMAIKEMTRIGEGIVAEIPGARVSAVHRVGSLEIGDLAIVCAASAPHRAEAFRACRALIDRIKHDVPVWKREHGPDGPYWVGWQDARCASH